In one Arachis duranensis cultivar V14167 chromosome 9, aradu.V14167.gnm2.J7QH, whole genome shotgun sequence genomic region, the following are encoded:
- the LOC107465753 gene encoding uncharacterized protein LOC107465753, whose product MEPPSNFASQALNSSAIPSQPQPNPKIGINAITLRSETQLKERKIKDPSPIIITQEEEGIKIEEIEEEEEARVIVEDEETQPTSEAPKNKGVVEEEIAQPIPFHTLAKKARKRMQLDPKMVEMFKKVEDLCMNKDRILELETIPLGSSISALMGALPEKYDDPGPCMVTCTVDGVQFLDCMCDLGACVSIMPLSVYRILRLPPLKRSMARFVLADKSIITMMGVAEDVLVNIKGLVFPIDFYVLEMQSSESERASSILLGRPFLRTSRFKLDAYSGTYSFEIDGRVVSFSLEEAIKHPPENHSLFRCDPIDNILAEVHLAKLDEKHMIEHTSQNPSEANALPHPDHPEVQTSNQDQKVELKPLPTHLKYSYLDEAHKFSVIIARELNPQ is encoded by the exons ATGGAACCACCCTCCAATTTCGCTTCTCAAGCTCTAAATTCTAGTGCCATTCCCTCTCAACCTCAACCCAATCCCAAAATTGGCATTAATGCCATTACCTTGAGATCCGAAACTCAATTGAAAGAGAGGAAGATAAAGGACCCAAGTCCGATCATAATCACTCAAGAGGAGGAGGGAATCAAGatagaagaaatagaagaggaggaggaagcaCGAGTCATAGTTGAGGATGAAGAGACTCAACCAACAAGTGAGGCCCCCAAGAATAAGGGAGTCGTGGAAGAAGAAATTGCTCAACCAATCCCATTTCATACACTTGCAAAGAAAGCTAGGAAGCGTATGCAACTTGACCCCAAAATGGTGGAGatgttcaagaaagttgag GATTTATGCATGAACAAGGATAGAATTCTTGAGTTAGAAACTATTCCATTGGGGAGTTCTATTTCCGCCTTAATGGGAGCATTACCCGAGAAGTATGATGATCCGGGCCCGTGCATGGTCACTTGCACCGTAGATGGGGTTCAATTTCTAGATTGTATGTGTGATCTCGGTGCATGCGTTAGCATCATGCCGCTTTCCGTCTACCGTATATTGAGGCTACCACCATTGAAGAGGTCGATGGCAAGATTTGTTTTAGCAGACAAGAGCATAATAACCATGATGGGTGTTGCAGAAGATGTATTGGTGAATATAAAAGGGTTGGTGTTTCCAATTGATTTTTACGTTCTTGAGATGCAATCGAGCGAGTCCGAGAGGGCATCATCTATCCTACTTGGGAGACCATTTTTGAGGACCTCTAGGTTCAAGTTAGATGCCTACTCGGGAACCtactcatttgaaatagatgggAGAGTCGTGAGTTTTAGCctagaagaagcaataaaacaCCCACCGGAGAATCATTCTCTATTCCGGTGTGACCCAATTGACAACATTTTGGCCGAAGTGCATCTTGCGAAGTTAGATGAGAAGCATATGATTGAACACACAAGTCAAAATCCAAGTGAAGCGAACGCATTACCCCATCCGGATCATCCGGAAGTTCAAACCTCAAATCAAGACCAAAAGGTAGAATTAAAGCCACTACCAACCCACTTAAAGTACTCATATCTTGATGAAGCCCACAAGTTCTCCGTGATTATTGCAAGGGAACTAAATCCTCAATAA
- the LOC127741567 gene encoding uncharacterized protein LOC127741567: MTSDDAMQPDALIQGQCYVKNRFLTVLYDSGVSHSFISLTVARELGLDFSELNFDLIVHMPASQNVLTGLVCLQVPFTIRNRTFIHDLICLPLCGLEVILGLDLLSKYHIFLDFFERTVVIPSDSLDIKPFLSHTLYLNSIRVTLDGSDCEGYVLLAASSNDSEFSLERIRVVKEFPDVFPDDIHEFPPQTVLN, encoded by the coding sequence ATGACTTCTGATGATGCTATGCAACCAGACGCCCTGATCCAAGGTCAGTGTTATGTCAAAAATCGATTTCTAACTGTACTGTATGACTCGGGTGTATCacattcctttatttctttaactGTTGCTCGTGAGTTGGGActagatttttctgagttgaactttgatctaattgttcatatGCCTGCATCTCAAAATGTTTTGACTGGTTTAGTGTGCCTGCAAGTACCGTTCACTATTAGGAACAGAACTTTTATACATGATCTAATCTGTTTGCCTCTatgtggtttagaagttattctAGGATTAGATTTGTTGTCCAAGTATCATATTTTCCTTGATTTCTTTGAAAGAACTGTTGTTATTCCGTCTGATAGTTTAGATATTAAACCATTTCTGTCTCATACTTTATATCTGAATTCTATAAGAGTTACCTTAGATGGGAGTGATTGTGAGGGGTACGTTCTGTTAGCGGCTAGCTCGAATGACAGTGAATTCAGCTTAGAACGAATCCGAGTGGTGAAGGAATTTCCTGATGTTTTTCCAGATGACATACATGAATTTCCTCCTCAGACAGTATTGAACTAG